One Maribacter sp. HTCC2170 genomic window, TGGATTCTAATGAGGTTAATCTTCAAAAACACCAGTTTCAACAATAGACTTTGCTAGATAGTCAATTACAGGAACTGAAACACTATTACCTATTAATTTCATCCACCTTGACCTTTCATTTGGAAGATTAAATTCGTCATCAAATCCTTGAATTACCAAAGCCTCCGTTTTCTTTATTTTTCGAAACTTTTTTTGCTTAACAATCTTGTTTAAGAAAAGACTTTTAAACTCTTCAGGGTCTGATGCAAAAATATTCTCAGTTGCAATAAAATCGTTAGTATCACTAGCAACTAAGGTCGAAAATACCTCAGAATTTGGTAAATAAATTCTATTTATCCCATCTATTCCTGAACTTATTTTCGAGTTCTTAAAGTCGTATCTTATTTCTATAGGGGACAAACATTTTTTTTGGATTAATTTTTTCAAAACCCTGGAGAATTTTATTTTATTTTTCTTTAGTTCTGGACTATTCTTAAGGTCTTTGATATGCAAACGATTCCCGATACTATGTTCAAGAATTAGAAACTCTTCTCCTGTAAAAACATTTGTTTCGATGTTATTAATTTCATAAACATAATCTACTTCTTTAAATATTGTTTTTGTACATAGTTCATCAATTTCTAATTTTGAAATTGACGAGTCTATTTCTTTAAAGTGTTCCAAAGACAGAGGATTACCGTCAAATGGTCCATATTTCTTTTTCCTGCGGTTGGTAAGCAATAGGTAACAAATTTCTTTTTCCCTCTCTGTGGTTTCTTTTAAATCCCAAGAATGTATAGTTGAGTGTCCATTTCTAATATCATTAAATAAAAAGAAATCATTTAACTCATCTTTTTTTTGAAATTTAGTCCGTGAAAACGGTACATTTTTACCAAATAAAATTGTTGGATTTATTTTCTTTTTTTTGAATTGGGGCTTAGGTAAATCTTCTAAATGCTGAAATAATTTATGCCCATTTAATGGTTTATCAGGGAGCTTAAAGCTATCCAAATATCTTTTATCCTTAAATCCTATTATATATACACGAATCCTATTTTGAGGCAGACCATAATCATGAGAATTTATCAAAAACCATTTTGCAAAATACCCAGCCTCTTTTATTCTATTTAAAATGTATTTAAAAGCATCTCTATTTCTAGGGTCTTGAATTCCCTTGACATTTTCAAAGATAAAAGCTTTTGGTCTCGATTTGTTTAGCAGGTAAATTGTATCGTTCCATAGTTGACCTCTATCGTCTTCAAAACCTAAGTTTTTACCAGCTATTGACCAACTTTGACATGGCACACCTGCCGTTAGTAAATCATGTTGTGGTAAATTTTCTATTTTAGTTATGTTACCTAAATTTTCACTCCTGTCATCTCCAAAATTTTCGCAATAAAAGTCAATAGCATCCTTATTGATTTCACTAAAACCAATACATTCTCCGCCATTTCTTTGAAGTCCTAACCGAAAACCCCCGATACCAGAGAACAAATCAATAAAAGAAAATTTAGCCATTTGTAAATTAGAAATTTAAGTAAAGATATAAGTTATCAAATTAAATGGATTGAGTAAATTTGAAAACATGCTTAATTTATAACTTTAATGATAAATATTGGCGAAGTAAAAGAATATGTAGAAAAGAATATTGGTTCCTTTCATCAAAAGAGAATTGAAAGCTTGAACAAGCTTGAACTAAAAAAAGTTCTCAAAAGGAAAAATCCTTATCTTTTTAAAGCCAAAAACGTATTAACGTCAGGTGAAATCGTTTCAGCAATAGTCGATGCTCATATTTCTTCAAATGAGGAGACAATATTTGGGGACTGGTTGGAAGGTCTGGCAATATTCATAAATACGAAAGTTTATGGCGGTTGGAAATCAGGAATTGAAGGAATTGATTTAGAATTTGATATTGATGATAAAAGATATATCGTAGCAATTAAATCTGGTCCAAAATGGTCTAATAGTACATCTCTTAAAAAACTCAAAGATTATTATAAGCAAGCCTCTAGAACATTAAGAACAAGTAATAGTGGTATTACTGTAGTTTCCATAAATGGTTGCTGCTATGGCCGAGACAATAAACCAGATAAAGGGGAATATTTTAAATTTTGCGGACAAAGATTTTGGGAGTTTATTTCTGGGGATGAAAATTTATATAAAGAGATTATTGAACCCTTGGGCTATAAAGCGAAAGAACGCAATGATGATTTTATGAAATCATATAGTATGATGATAAACAAATTCACAAGGGAATTTAGTATTGAGTTTTGTGACGAGAATGGAATAATAAATTGGGAGAAAATACTTGAGTTAAATTCGAAGAAATAATTTCATAAGAATAATGAATTATTATCTCTGTGCTTTTTGCTTATTATTTCCATTACATCCTTTCTTATTTCATCTTCTAAATCTAATTTATCTAGAAAAGGATAGTACCAAATAGTTTCACCTTTAGTTTTATATCTCATATGAATCTCGAATAATAAATCCTTCCAAGTCTCTTTAGTTTCTTCGTCATCCTTAACATATAATCTTATGTTTGCTGATTTTTTCATTTTTAATGCCACTTGAATTTCTAATTCAGTTGCGCTACTAAAATCTTCGGTAAGAATCCCAAAAAAATAGTCGCACTCATCCATACCGTTCATTATTTCCAACTTTAGCTCTTTGGGCGTTAAAACTTTACCTTTTTTATTTAATTCTACAGCAAATGGATAAATTGGTTTATGATATTTTAAATTTATCCTTTCGATTATTTTAATTGCCTGTTTACGTTCATTTATGATTTGTTTTGAGGAAATAAATATGCTCATTTTTGGCATTTCATAATCTGGTTGTACTTCATTCTCAATAACAAGCTCTTCAGTTCCTATAAACTTCAACTTACTATTTTCAAAATAGCAAACCTGAATATTGTTTTTACCGCAATCTACCAGAGCATCACTATTTGGTGTTTTAGTAAAAAAAATAATATGATTACTCGGAATGCCATTTATAGTATAGGTTTGGGCTATCCTTTCTAAAATTGAAGAATTTATACTATCAGAATTACGCGTATATACGCCTAAATAATGGTCATCTTTTTTATAAACAAAATCTGGGCGAAATTTAAAAAGGCCCTCTAAATTTTTAGTTTCGTCAAAACCATTTTTCAAATAATAATCTGAGAGTTTTTCAATTGAGTTTTCCATACTCATATATCAAATCGAGACTTTATTAAAACTTGCAATTTGTCTAATCGATTTGTGATTTTTGTTCTTTCTAGGCTTGAAATATTAGCTAAGTTCAGATTATTAATTTCTTCAGTTAAGGTTTCTGTCATCTTTGCTAAAGACTGGACTTGAAAGTAGGTTTCTGCGGTTTTAAGATATATCGATTCTGGTGTGGTATTTACATTCTTAATAAACTTAATGATTTCTTCCTTTAGCCTCTCTTTATTAACCATTCCTTTGTCAGCCGCAGTTAAACTCTTGTTCAAAAATCTAAATTCTTTATTATTTATTATAACATCATTCGCTTTCTTTTTGATACAAGAATCAATAATTTTTTCAACGGGGTACTTTTTTAGAAGTTCCGGCATGAGTTTAGTAATCTGCCGGATAGGGCGGTACATCTCTAATAGAATATCAGGGTCTGCTCCTGGTTCCTGTTCTTCTTCAATCTCTGATCTTAAAAATCGGTCTATTACTTCTTGTGGGTAATCTTGAAAGATTAGATATCGATTAATTTTATAATTTGAAAGTGAAGTTTTCTTGATTAATTGTGCTCTATCATTCTTACTTAACCTTTTAGGGTTCATACCCATTTCTTTAATTATATCAATTAACGTAATTGATATAGAAAATTGAGTCCAATCCTTTTGAACATGATGTATATGAAACATGAGTGATAAACTTTCCAGTTTATCAGGCTCATCTAAAAGTATTCTGGCAGGTAGCTCTTTTAAATTTAACTTATTACTGGCTCTAAACCTTCTTTCTCCATCAAGAATTACATATTCGTCAGAACCACTCTTTTTAAAAACAATTAGTGGATTAAGGATACCTTTTTCAAGTATTGAGGCTATAAGTTCATCCTCTTCTTCTTCAGAAAATCTTTGTCTCGGATTATGTTTATTGGCTTCTATTTTGGAAATAGGTAAATATTGAATTTCATCTTGATAGTTGAGCTTGGTTTCGTCCTCGGTCATGATTAACAATGTTTTCTAAGATGTTAAAGTTAGATATTTAAGTTAATCTAAACTACTTGAAATTGAGAAGGTTGTCATATTTGTTAAGAAAATTCCTTAGTTTTTTGTATGTTCAGAGGTCTAAGAGAATTTTAGTTCATTGCTGATTGTTTTAGTACATAAGAATTCATGAATCTTAAATGAGTTTGCCTACCAGCTAATCTCATTTTTCGATTTGGCAAAACAATAGGCGATGGCATTTTTTTGTTCCATGCCGAATCGTCTCGCCTAAGGATACTTGCATCACTAGGAAAATGAGAACAAATTCACACCCTAATTACCATTCTAACAATTGTGAGCACTTTTGCCCCAATCTAATTATCAAATTTTTAAATAAATAGCGTATAAATTATAGGAATACTATATTTTTGCCGTTATATTCTAAAATCAATAAAACTAACTAGATAATACATTTATATGGAGGCAAAAATCAAAGCATTCATGGATGAGGTAAGAACCCGAAACGGTCATGAGCCTGAGTTTATCCAAGCAGTACAGGAAGTAGCAGAAACAGTGATTCCGTACATCATTGATAATGATATTTACTACGGTAAAAACATTCTTTTGAGAATGGTAGAACCAGAACGTTTACTTTCGTTTAGAGTTGCCTGGGTCGATGACAAAGGTGAGATTCATGTAAACAGAGGATATAGGATCCAGATGAACTCTGCTATTGGGCCGTATAAAGGTGGGTTACGTTTTCACCCTTCGGTAAATGCGAGTATCCTAAAATTCTTGGCTTTTGAGCAAGTATTTAAAAACAGCCTTACTACACTCCCAATGGGTGGTGGTAAAGGTGGTTCCGATTTTGACCCTAAAGGAAAATCAGATGATGAGGTTATGCGTTTTTGCCATGCCTTTATGTTGGAATTGAACAGACATATTGGCCCAAATACAGATGTACCTGCTGGTGATATAGGAGTTGGTGCCAGAGAGATCGGTTTCCTTTTTGGAATGTACAAGAGAATAAGAAATGAATTTACCGGTGTTTTGACCGGGAAAGGATTGTCATGGGGTGGTTCTAAAATTCGCCCAGAAGCTACTGGCTACGGTACGGTTTATTTTGCACAGAGCATGCTTAAAACCAAAAATGAGGATGTAAGTGGTAAAACAGTGGTGATATCAGGTTCTGGTAATGTAGCGCAGTTTGCTGCTGAAAAAGTGATCCAATTAGGTGGTAAAGTGGTAACCCTATCAGATTCCAGTGGGTACATTCACGATAAAGATGGTATTGACAATGAGAAGTTGACCTTTATTATGAATCTGAAGAACAACAAACGTGGGCGTGTTTCTGAGTACGCCGATAAATATGCTTCAGCTACTTTCCATAAAGGTGAGAAGCCTTGGGGTGTTGCTTGTGATATCGCATTACCATGTGCAACCCAAAATGAGTTGAATGTAGAACACGCCAAAGAACTGATCAAGAATGGTTGTATGTGTGTGGCCGAAGGTGCTAATATGCCGTCAACGGCAGATGCCATACATGCGTTCCATGATGCGAAAATATTGTTCGCCCCTGGTAAGGCTTCAAATGCCGGTGGGGTTGCAACTTCAGGTCTTGAAATGTCACAGAATTCATTGCGAATCAGCTGGACAAGGGAAGAAGTTGACGAACGATTAAAAAGTATTATGTCAGATATTCACGATTCATGTATCGAATTTGGAATGGAAGACGGCGGATACTGTAACTACGTAAAAGGTGCTAATATTGCCGGTTTTGTGAAGGTGGCAGATGCCATGCTTGCGCAAGGGGTGATTTAGATTTCAGCTACTACGTTGGAAACTGAAAGTGCGAAGTATGAATAATGCTTCGCACTTTTTTGTTTTTAAATCTCTAACCTTTAACCTCTAACTTCGTACTTCGTATTTTTTCCACTTATCTTTGGAATATCCTTAGAACCAACCATGCAAGTAACAACCAAGGCCATTGTTTTATCATCACTCAAATATGGTGATACCAGCTTGATCGTGAAAGCATTTACTTTGTCAGACGGCTTAAAATCATATTTATTGAAAGGTGTTCTTGCCTCTAGGAAAGGCAAATTGAAAACAGCTTACTTTCAGCCGTTGACCCAATTGGAGATTGTTGCAAACCATAAGAACAAAGGTACATTGGAGTCTATTCGCGAGGCTAGGGTCACCCATCAATACCAAACATTGCATTCAGATATTTCAAAAAATGCCATCACGCTTTTTTTATCTGAAATGTTGGCGAACAGTATACAGGAAGAAGAGCGCAACGAAGGCCTTTTTTATTATATGGAGAGCGCCTTACAGTGGTTGGATGCCAACACTGAGGCGAACAATTTTCACATCTATTTTTTAATTGATCTGACCAAGTATTTAGGGTTCTACCCGGATACCACAAGTACCGAGGGTTTATATTTTGATTTGTTAGAGGCCGAATTCACCAATAACCTCACTTTGAGCCCTAATATTAAAGGGGAGAATTTAAATTACTTCAAACGGTTCTTGGGCATAAATTTTGATACATTAAATAAGATCAAGATGAAGAAGGCCAATAGACAGGAGTTATTACAATCGTTGGTTCTTTATTTTGAATTACATTTGCAGGGTTTTAGAAAACCCAGATCGCTTGCTATTTTAAATGAAGTTTTCAGCTAGTATGAACAAGGTAGTATTTATGATTCTTTTACTATTCTTTGCTACTGTTAAGGGCCAAGAAATACAGGTTTTGGATGCTAACACCAAAGAGCCCATCGTAAATGTGGCAATCTTCAACAGCGATAAATCAAAAACCACACTTAGTGATTTTAATGGTAAATGCGACTTAACCGCCTTTAGTACCAACGAGCGAATCACCTTTAAACATATAAGCTACGAAGTCTTTAAAGCCTCGAAGGCGCAATTGATCAGGAACAGTTCTCGGGCTTTAATGGTTTTAAAACCAGAACAGTTGGATGAGGTGGTCATGTCAATTTCTAAATGGGAACAGCAAAAGAAAGATATTCCACATAAGATCGCATCATTGAATGCGCGCTCTATTGCATTTGCTAATCCGCAAACCTCTGCCGATTTACTACAAAACAGTGGAAAAGTATTTGTGCAAAAAAGTCAGTTAGGTGGTGGTAGCCCAATGATTCGGGGATTTGCAACGAACAGGTTATTATTGACCGTTGATGGTGTTCGAATGAACAATGCCATTTTTAGGGGCGGGAATATCCAGAATGTTATAGCCATTGACCCTTATACCATCAAAAATACCGAGGTTATATTCGGGCCGGGTTCTGTAATCTACGGAAGTGATGCCATTGGTGGTGTAATGAATTTCTATACACAAAAAGCAGGGCTTTCAAATACCGATAGCCTTTCATTTTCTGGCAATGCCAATTATAGGTTTGCGACAGCGAGCAGTGAGAATACGGCCCATATAGATTTTAATCTTGGGAAGAAGAAATGGGCGTATTTGACCAGTATTACCTATAACAGTTTTGATGATTTAAAAATGGGGAAGAATGGCCCTGATTCATACCTACGCAATAATTATGTGAGAACAACCAATGGGATTGATGAATTGGTGACAAATAAAGACCCCCAAAAACAGGTTTCCACAGGGTATAATCAGCTAAACCTGATGCAGAAAATCACCCACAGACCCAATAACAATTGGGATATGAACGTGGGCCTATTTTATTCCGAAACCTCTGATTATTCGCGCTATGATCGATTGATAAGACCAGCAAGTACTGGTGAGGGCCTTCGTTCTGCTGAGTGGTATTACGGTCCGCAAAAATGGTTTATGGGCAATGTTCAGGTAAACAAAAAAGGAAAGGGAAAATTCT contains:
- the gdhA gene encoding NADP-specific glutamate dehydrogenase, with protein sequence MEAKIKAFMDEVRTRNGHEPEFIQAVQEVAETVIPYIIDNDIYYGKNILLRMVEPERLLSFRVAWVDDKGEIHVNRGYRIQMNSAIGPYKGGLRFHPSVNASILKFLAFEQVFKNSLTTLPMGGGKGGSDFDPKGKSDDEVMRFCHAFMLELNRHIGPNTDVPAGDIGVGAREIGFLFGMYKRIRNEFTGVLTGKGLSWGGSKIRPEATGYGTVYFAQSMLKTKNEDVSGKTVVISGSGNVAQFAAEKVIQLGGKVVTLSDSSGYIHDKDGIDNEKLTFIMNLKNNKRGRVSEYADKYASATFHKGEKPWGVACDIALPCATQNELNVEHAKELIKNGCMCVAEGANMPSTADAIHAFHDAKILFAPGKASNAGGVATSGLEMSQNSLRISWTREEVDERLKSIMSDIHDSCIEFGMEDGGYCNYVKGANIAGFVKVADAMLAQGVI
- a CDS encoding DNA cytosine methyltransferase — encoded protein: MAKFSFIDLFSGIGGFRLGLQRNGGECIGFSEINKDAIDFYCENFGDDRSENLGNITKIENLPQHDLLTAGVPCQSWSIAGKNLGFEDDRGQLWNDTIYLLNKSRPKAFIFENVKGIQDPRNRDAFKYILNRIKEAGYFAKWFLINSHDYGLPQNRIRVYIIGFKDKRYLDSFKLPDKPLNGHKLFQHLEDLPKPQFKKKKINPTILFGKNVPFSRTKFQKKDELNDFFLFNDIRNGHSTIHSWDLKETTEREKEICYLLLTNRRKKKYGPFDGNPLSLEHFKEIDSSISKLEIDELCTKTIFKEVDYVYEINNIETNVFTGEEFLILEHSIGNRLHIKDLKNSPELKKNKIKFSRVLKKLIQKKCLSPIEIRYDFKNSKISSGIDGINRIYLPNSEVFSTLVASDTNDFIATENIFASDPEEFKSLFLNKIVKQKKFRKIKKTEALVIQGFDDEFNLPNERSRWMKLIGNSVSVPVIDYLAKSIVETGVFED
- a CDS encoding PmeII family type II restriction endonuclease, whose amino-acid sequence is MINIGEVKEYVEKNIGSFHQKRIESLNKLELKKVLKRKNPYLFKAKNVLTSGEIVSAIVDAHISSNEETIFGDWLEGLAIFINTKVYGGWKSGIEGIDLEFDIDDKRYIVAIKSGPKWSNSTSLKKLKDYYKQASRTLRTSNSGITVVSINGCCYGRDNKPDKGEYFKFCGQRFWEFISGDENLYKEIIEPLGYKAKERNDDFMKSYSMMINKFTREFSIEFCDENGIINWEKILELNSKK
- a CDS encoding ParB/RepB/Spo0J family partition protein; amino-acid sequence: MTEDETKLNYQDEIQYLPISKIEANKHNPRQRFSEEEEDELIASILEKGILNPLIVFKKSGSDEYVILDGERRFRASNKLNLKELPARILLDEPDKLESLSLMFHIHHVQKDWTQFSISITLIDIIKEMGMNPKRLSKNDRAQLIKKTSLSNYKINRYLIFQDYPQEVIDRFLRSEIEEEQEPGADPDILLEMYRPIRQITKLMPELLKKYPVEKIIDSCIKKKANDVIINNKEFRFLNKSLTAADKGMVNKERLKEEIIKFIKNVNTTPESIYLKTAETYFQVQSLAKMTETLTEEINNLNLANISSLERTKITNRLDKLQVLIKSRFDI
- a CDS encoding DUF4062 domain-containing protein, translating into MENSIEKLSDYYLKNGFDETKNLEGLFKFRPDFVYKKDDHYLGVYTRNSDSINSSILERIAQTYTINGIPSNHIIFFTKTPNSDALVDCGKNNIQVCYFENSKLKFIGTEELVIENEVQPDYEMPKMSIFISSKQIINERKQAIKIIERINLKYHKPIYPFAVELNKKGKVLTPKELKLEIMNGMDECDYFFGILTEDFSSATELEIQVALKMKKSANIRLYVKDDEETKETWKDLLFEIHMRYKTKGETIWYYPFLDKLDLEDEIRKDVMEIISKKHRDNNSLFL
- the recO gene encoding DNA repair protein RecO; this encodes MQVTTKAIVLSSLKYGDTSLIVKAFTLSDGLKSYLLKGVLASRKGKLKTAYFQPLTQLEIVANHKNKGTLESIREARVTHQYQTLHSDISKNAITLFLSEMLANSIQEEERNEGLFYYMESALQWLDANTEANNFHIYFLIDLTKYLGFYPDTTSTEGLYFDLLEAEFTNNLTLSPNIKGENLNYFKRFLGINFDTLNKIKMKKANRQELLQSLVLYFELHLQGFRKPRSLAILNEVFS